The Cyanobacteriota bacterium genomic sequence GATTATGGGTATTAATGACTGATTCTCTTGCTGGTAGCCACCTGATTAGTGCGGTGCTATCCCCCGCCATTCGATTATGGCTGCGCTCTCAAGTGCAGCGAGCTGAGGGTCTGCAAGTAGGAATTACTGGTAGCGATCGTCAGCTATTGTCAGGCTACATCCCAGAGGTTAGCTTGGCTGCTCACCAGATTATCTATCAGGGGTTGCATCTTAGCCAGATGCGGGTTCAGGGGGGCAATATTCGCATTAATTTGGGGCAGGTACTACGGGGTAAGCCTTTGCGCTTGCTCGAAGTGGTGCCCGTAGCAGTAGAACTGTTGTTAACGGAGGCCGATCTGAATGCGTCTTTATGCTCAGATCTACTACGCGCTGGTGTAGCTGACCTGCTGACAAAATTATTCCAGGCCCAACACAGTCTACCGTTACCAGCAATCCCCACTGGTTCAGACCAAGTGCAAATCCACCAGTCACAGATGGCGATCGTCTCTGGACGGGTAACCTTGGAGGCATCTGTGATCATTGCGAACTATGCTCCAGTAACGATTGTGCTCCAGGCAGGTATTGAAATGGTGGAGGGGCGCAAGCTGTGTTTAGTGAACCCTTGTCTGTTAGATAGCTTTCAAACCACTCAGGGCAGAGCGATCGCTGAGCTAGACGGCTTCTACATTGACCTAGGCCCAGACGTTAACATTCACACCCTATCCCTGAGGGATCATGACCTGATTTGCCACGGCTGCCTCAACGTTGTCCCCTAGTCCTCGATTTTTGCTTAGGTGTGCAAGAGGTCGATTACACTGGTATTCAGTGCTGGCTACCCACTGTTACGATGAACTGACAGGTTAATGCTCACGACAGTCAACCGCAAATCACTCCGTTGGCAACGTAAGCGCTACTCTCCGATCGCGCGACAGATTGATGTGTTTGGGGTGGCACTGAAGCTAATGGTGGATCTGTGGTGGGATCGGCTCATGGCCCATAACAGCCAAGATCGAATCCATCGTCGTGCCCAGTGGTTGGTCGGTGCTCTGCTGGACCTAGGCCCCACGTTCATTAAAATTGGGCAAGCACTCTCCACTCGTGCTGACCTACTGCCCTTGGAATATGTCCGGGCGCTCCAGACTTTGCAAGACCAAGTGCCTGCCTTTCCTAGCAACATTGCCATTTCCATTATCGAGACAGAACTAGGGAAACCCATCCATGTGCTCTTTCGAGATTTTGACCCAGAGCCGATCGCCGCAGCCAGCCTAGGGCAAGTTCATACTGCCCATCTCCATACTGGCGAGCATGTGGTCATTAAGGTGCAGCGTCCTGGTTTAGAGAACTTGTTCGACTTAGACTTCAAGGTATTGCAGCGGTTGATCAAGATCTGCCAGCGAACTATGGCCTGGACGCAATACTACGAGCTAGATGAAATTTAC encodes the following:
- a CDS encoding DUF2993 domain-containing protein — its product is MTDSLAGSHLISAVLSPAIRLWLRSQVQRAEGLQVGITGSDRQLLSGYIPEVSLAAHQIIYQGLHLSQMRVQGGNIRINLGQVLRGKPLRLLEVVPVAVELLLTEADLNASLCSDLLRAGVADLLTKLFQAQHSLPLPAIPTGSDQVQIHQSQMAIVSGRVTLEASVIIANYAPVTIVLQAGIEMVEGRKLCLVNPCLLDSFQTTQGRAIAELDGFYIDLGPDVNIHTLSLRDHDLICHGCLNVVP